One genomic segment of Kocuria rhizophila DC2201 includes these proteins:
- a CDS encoding class I SAM-dependent methyltransferase — MPVPQRPVGSITRGTTNPNRLRRSDRYLTGVLAPVLRRATDPLLVDLGFGAAPLTTVELWQRVRVVRPDAEVVGIEIDPGRVAAAASHARPGLSFRRGGFEIPTGARSPVLVRAFNVLRQYPVAEVPGAWALAGSRLAPGGVLVDGTCDELGRLATWLCCTADGPQTFTLSMRPGAFTVPSDAAARLPKALIHRNVPGERVHAFLAAADAAWLAAAALSPFGTRQRWTAMCRELKATGWPVLHGPARWRLGELTVPWACVAPR; from the coding sequence GTGCCCGTTCCGCAGCGCCCCGTGGGCTCCATCACCCGGGGCACCACCAACCCCAACCGGTTGCGCCGCTCGGACCGCTACCTCACCGGTGTGCTGGCTCCCGTGCTGCGCCGCGCCACGGACCCCCTGCTGGTGGACCTGGGCTTCGGCGCCGCGCCCCTGACCACGGTGGAGCTGTGGCAGCGCGTGCGCGTCGTGCGTCCGGACGCGGAGGTCGTGGGCATCGAGATCGACCCCGGGCGCGTGGCGGCCGCCGCCTCCCACGCCCGCCCTGGTCTCTCCTTCCGCCGCGGTGGCTTCGAGATCCCCACCGGGGCCCGTTCGCCGGTGCTCGTGCGCGCGTTCAACGTGCTGCGGCAGTACCCGGTCGCGGAGGTCCCCGGGGCGTGGGCCCTGGCCGGTTCGCGGCTCGCCCCGGGCGGGGTGCTCGTGGACGGCACCTGCGACGAACTCGGGCGCCTGGCCACGTGGCTCTGCTGCACGGCGGACGGGCCGCAGACCTTCACGCTCAGCATGCGCCCCGGCGCCTTCACCGTGCCCTCGGACGCTGCCGCGCGGCTGCCCAAGGCCCTGATCCACCGCAACGTCCCCGGTGAGCGCGTGCACGCGTTCCTGGCCGCCGCCGACGCCGCCTGGCTGGCCGCCGCGGCGCTGTCCCCCTTCGGCACGCGGCAGCGCTGGACCGCGATGTGCCGTGAGCTGAAGGCCACCGGGTGGCCCGTGCTGCACGGTCCCGCCCGGTGGCGGCTCGGGGAGCTCACGGTGCCGTGGGCGTGCGTGGCGCCGCGCTGA
- a CDS encoding sensor histidine kinase produces the protein MSETTIALLAGFIGFLLGISGLIAVRVSQRRRHFLADVQEPTLPEGTAEILAALGLAYVVVDGVDGVVRASPAAYAYGIVRGHTVVHQELLDMVRATRRNGVVEERRLELTRGQLQRGSIVLDVRVVTIADEYILLLADDQTEIVRAQSIRNDFVANVSHELKTPVGAVSLLSEAIEDAAGDEESVRHFAASLQRESMRLSALVQDIIELSRLQGTDVVAKGTPVDLNRTVGEAVDRSRLAAETKHIEIRVGGRIDVPVFGDPDMLVTAVRNLIDNAVRYSPEHTRVGVGLRERDGMAQITVTDQGPGIPESEQDRVFERFYRVDSARSRQTGGTGLGLSIVKHVMAQHGGEVSVWSQPGRGSTFTLVLPPMEDPEDQHEPPRSSGGNRQQRVEERA, from the coding sequence GTGAGCGAGACGACGATTGCCCTGCTGGCCGGGTTCATCGGCTTCCTGCTCGGCATCAGCGGGCTGATCGCCGTGCGGGTGAGCCAGCGGCGTCGTCACTTTCTCGCGGACGTCCAGGAGCCCACCCTGCCGGAGGGCACCGCCGAGATCCTCGCCGCGCTGGGGCTCGCCTACGTGGTCGTGGACGGTGTGGACGGCGTCGTGCGCGCCTCGCCCGCGGCCTACGCCTACGGGATCGTGCGCGGGCACACCGTGGTGCACCAGGAGCTGCTGGACATGGTCCGGGCCACCCGGCGCAACGGCGTGGTGGAGGAGAGGCGCCTGGAGCTCACCCGGGGGCAGCTGCAGCGCGGCTCGATCGTGCTGGACGTCCGGGTGGTCACCATCGCGGACGAGTACATCCTGCTGCTCGCCGACGACCAGACCGAGATCGTGCGTGCCCAGTCCATCCGCAACGACTTCGTGGCCAACGTGTCCCACGAGCTGAAGACCCCCGTGGGGGCGGTCAGCCTGCTCTCCGAGGCCATCGAGGACGCCGCCGGGGACGAGGAGTCCGTGCGCCACTTCGCCGCGAGCCTGCAGCGCGAGTCCATGCGGCTGAGCGCGCTCGTGCAGGACATCATCGAGCTCTCGCGCCTGCAGGGCACGGACGTGGTGGCCAAGGGCACCCCGGTGGACCTCAACCGCACCGTGGGCGAGGCCGTGGACCGCAGCCGCCTGGCCGCGGAGACCAAGCACATCGAGATCCGGGTGGGCGGGCGGATCGACGTGCCCGTGTTCGGGGACCCGGACATGCTGGTCACCGCCGTGCGCAACCTCATTGACAACGCGGTGCGCTACTCCCCGGAGCACACCCGGGTGGGAGTGGGGCTGCGCGAACGTGACGGGATGGCGCAGATCACCGTCACGGACCAGGGCCCGGGGATCCCCGAGAGCGAGCAGGACCGCGTGTTCGAACGCTTCTACCGCGTCGACAGCGCCCGCTCGCGCCAGACCGGGGGCACCGGGCTGGGACTGAGCATCGTCAAGCATGTGATGGCGCAGCACGGCGGGGAGGTCTCCGTGTGGTCCCAGCCGGGGCGCGGCTCCACGTTCACCCTGGTGCTGCCGCCCATGGAGGACCCCGAGGACCAGCACGAACCGCCGCGATCCAGCGGCGGGAACCGTCAGCAGCGAGTGGAGGAGCGCGCGTGA
- the tmk gene encoding dTMP kinase has product MKQSTRGALIVFEGGDGAGKSTQVSALVQALRAGGHTVTCTREPGGTPLAESVRALVLDPAHAPVAPATEALLFASARADHVARLIRPAVERGEIVVCDRFVDSSVAYQGAGRGLGLARVADLNQWALQGLVPDLTVLLDVDQTTAQARRRRRGSASDRMEAEDLAFHATVNAAFRELAAAAPQRYLVLDAAESAERIARAVAARVAPLLPTPTGGTP; this is encoded by the coding sequence GTGAAACAGTCAACGCGCGGGGCGCTCATCGTGTTCGAAGGCGGTGACGGCGCCGGGAAGTCCACCCAGGTCTCCGCCCTCGTGCAGGCCCTGCGCGCGGGCGGGCACACGGTCACGTGCACCCGGGAGCCCGGCGGCACGCCGCTCGCGGAGTCCGTGCGCGCGCTGGTGCTGGATCCCGCCCACGCACCGGTGGCACCGGCCACCGAGGCGCTGCTCTTCGCCTCGGCCCGTGCGGACCACGTGGCGCGGCTGATCCGTCCCGCCGTGGAACGGGGGGAGATCGTGGTGTGCGACCGCTTCGTCGACTCCTCGGTGGCCTACCAGGGTGCCGGGCGCGGGCTCGGGCTCGCGCGCGTGGCCGACCTGAACCAGTGGGCCCTGCAGGGCCTCGTCCCGGACCTCACCGTCCTGCTGGACGTGGACCAGACCACGGCCCAGGCACGACGCCGCCGGCGCGGGTCCGCCTCGGACCGCATGGAGGCCGAGGACCTGGCCTTCCACGCCACCGTCAACGCGGCCTTCCGTGAGCTCGCGGCAGCCGCACCGCAGCGCTACCTCGTGCTGGACGCCGCCGAGTCCGCAGAGCGGATCGCGCGCGCCGTCGCCGCCCGTGTGGCCCCGCTGCTGCCGACACCCACGGGAGGCACCCCGTGA
- the phoU gene encoding phosphate signaling complex protein PhoU: MRKVFQAELHQVGEELIQIATLVQQALASARTAFLDADIQVAEEVISNDARIDFLQNDLDERSIDILALQAPVASDLRMIVGALRMSASLERMGDLARHLAQLARLRFPEPVLPESMRGHFEQMFDIDLKLLTRMISVLEDRDISEADEIFVLKSELNLKHQQVFEMLAAPDWDSSVPTAVDVTLASRYLERIGDHGVSVARKVSYLVTGDWAPVSDTHPTGHGHIGADAGE; this comes from the coding sequence GTGCGTAAGGTTTTCCAGGCCGAGCTCCACCAGGTGGGCGAGGAGCTGATCCAGATCGCCACGCTCGTGCAGCAGGCACTGGCCAGCGCCCGCACCGCCTTCCTCGACGCCGACATCCAGGTGGCCGAGGAGGTCATCTCCAATGACGCCCGCATCGACTTCCTGCAGAACGACCTCGATGAGCGCTCGATCGACATCCTCGCGCTGCAGGCCCCCGTGGCCTCGGACCTGCGCATGATCGTGGGGGCGCTGCGCATGAGCGCGTCCCTCGAGCGCATGGGCGACCTCGCCCGCCACCTGGCCCAGCTGGCCCGGCTCCGCTTCCCGGAGCCCGTGCTGCCGGAGTCCATGCGCGGGCACTTCGAGCAGATGTTCGACATCGACCTCAAGCTGCTCACCCGCATGATCTCCGTGCTGGAGGACCGGGACATCAGCGAGGCGGACGAGATCTTCGTGCTGAAGTCCGAGCTCAACCTCAAGCACCAGCAGGTCTTCGAGATGCTCGCCGCCCCGGACTGGGACTCCTCGGTGCCCACCGCGGTGGACGTGACCCTGGCCTCGCGCTACCTCGAGCGCATCGGGGACCACGGCGTCTCCGTGGCCCGCAAGGTCTCCTACCTCGTCACCGGGGACTGGGCCCCCGTCTCGGACACCCACCCCACCGGGCACGGTCACATCGGCGCCGACGCCGGCGAGTGA
- a CDS encoding phosphoglyceromutase has protein sequence MATDSATHKLILLRHGQSEWNEKNLFTGWVDVPLTDKGRAEATRGGELIAENQLLPDVVHTSLLRRAMNTANLALDAADRLWIPVKRSWRLNERHYGALQGKNKAEIREEYGEEQFMTWRRSYDTPPPALDDSSEWSQAGDPRYADVAELPRTECLKDVLERFMPYWDEQIVPDLKAGKTVLVAAHGNSLRALVKHLDGISDEDIAGLNIPTGIPLYYELDQNLRPVTPGGRYLDPDAAAESIKAVAAQGKK, from the coding sequence ATGGCTACCGATTCAGCGACCCACAAGCTCATCCTCCTGCGCCACGGCCAGTCCGAGTGGAACGAGAAGAACCTGTTCACCGGCTGGGTGGACGTTCCCCTCACGGACAAGGGACGCGCGGAGGCCACCCGCGGCGGCGAACTGATCGCCGAGAACCAGCTGCTGCCGGACGTGGTCCACACGTCCCTGCTGCGCCGCGCCATGAACACCGCCAACCTGGCCCTCGACGCCGCGGACCGGCTCTGGATCCCCGTCAAGCGGTCCTGGCGTCTCAACGAACGCCACTACGGCGCGCTGCAGGGCAAGAACAAGGCCGAGATCCGCGAGGAGTACGGCGAGGAGCAGTTCATGACCTGGCGCCGCTCTTACGACACCCCGCCGCCCGCGCTCGACGACTCCTCCGAGTGGTCCCAGGCCGGGGACCCCCGCTACGCGGACGTGGCCGAGCTGCCGCGCACCGAGTGCCTCAAGGACGTCCTGGAGCGCTTCATGCCTTACTGGGACGAGCAGATCGTCCCGGACCTCAAGGCCGGCAAGACCGTTCTGGTGGCCGCGCACGGCAACTCGCTGCGCGCCCTGGTCAAGCACCTGGACGGGATCTCCGACGAGGACATCGCCGGGCTCAACATCCCCACGGGCATCCCGCTGTACTACGAGCTGGACCAGAACCTGCGTCCCGTGACCCCGGGCGGTCGCTACCTGGACCCGGATGCCGCGGCCGAGTCCATCAAAGCCGTGGCCGCGCAGGGCAAGAAGTAG
- a CDS encoding trans-sulfuration enzyme family protein, protein MHKDTVAVAAGRPEHAHDAPVNPPVVLTSTYRGVGEVSGEDRSYARAANPTWEAFEEVLAELEEAPCPALAYASGMAAIAAVLSLVPVGGTLVVPRHSYQGTVQLARRWEDRGILTVRTVDIADTAAVLAALDGADMLWIESPTNPMLEVAELPALLAAARERGVLSCVDNTFATPLLQQPLTLGAHLVVHSATKYLSGHSDVLMGAVLCATAELRQRLHAQRTLEGAVPGPFECWLALRGLRTLAVRVERSMASAAELALRMREHPAVAGVRYPGLPGDPGHERAVAQFAGGFGSVLAVVLHDDAAAAEHLVSGLRVWTPATSLGGVESLVERRRRHPDEPRTVPENLLRLSVGIENVADLWQDLVPGLDALADR, encoded by the coding sequence ATGCACAAAGACACCGTGGCGGTGGCCGCTGGCCGCCCCGAGCACGCCCACGACGCCCCCGTGAACCCTCCCGTGGTGCTCACGTCCACCTACCGCGGGGTGGGGGAGGTCTCCGGGGAGGACCGATCCTACGCACGGGCGGCCAACCCCACGTGGGAGGCGTTCGAGGAGGTTCTCGCGGAGCTCGAGGAGGCTCCGTGCCCCGCCCTGGCGTACGCGTCCGGGATGGCCGCGATCGCCGCGGTGCTCAGCCTCGTCCCCGTGGGCGGCACGCTGGTGGTGCCGCGCCACAGCTACCAGGGCACCGTGCAGCTCGCGCGGCGCTGGGAGGACCGGGGGATCCTCACGGTGCGCACGGTGGACATCGCGGACACCGCCGCGGTGCTCGCCGCCCTCGACGGTGCCGACATGCTGTGGATCGAGAGTCCCACCAACCCGATGCTCGAGGTCGCGGAGCTGCCCGCGCTGCTCGCCGCGGCGCGCGAGCGGGGCGTGCTCAGCTGCGTGGACAACACGTTCGCCACCCCGCTGCTGCAGCAGCCGCTGACGCTGGGCGCGCACCTCGTGGTGCACTCGGCCACCAAGTACCTCTCCGGGCACTCGGACGTGCTCATGGGCGCGGTGCTGTGCGCCACGGCCGAGCTGCGGCAGCGGCTGCACGCGCAGCGCACGCTCGAGGGCGCGGTTCCCGGCCCGTTCGAGTGCTGGCTCGCGCTGCGGGGGCTGCGCACCCTCGCGGTGCGCGTCGAGCGCTCCATGGCCAGCGCGGCGGAGCTGGCGCTGCGGATGCGCGAGCACCCCGCGGTGGCCGGGGTGCGCTACCCGGGGCTGCCCGGGGACCCCGGCCACGAGCGCGCGGTGGCCCAGTTCGCGGGAGGCTTCGGCTCGGTGCTCGCGGTGGTGCTCCACGACGACGCCGCCGCGGCCGAACATCTCGTCTCCGGCCTGCGCGTGTGGACCCCCGCCACCTCACTCGGAGGGGTGGAGTCCCTCGTCGAACGGCGCCGCCGCCACCCGGACGAGCCCCGCACGGTGCCGGAGAACCTGCTGCGCCTGTCCGTGGGGATCGAGAACGTGGCGGATCTGTGGCAAGACCTCGTCCCGGGCCTGGACGCCCTCGCGGATCGGTAG
- a CDS encoding DUF2516 family protein, with protein sequence MTSYPWALALANYLDYAITVVVAVLALLAALDCVRRSPVQFERAWKRTKSFWLALTGGAAVVTVFSAVFSTLSLVRVGVPSSGSLILMLIAATIAGVYFADVRPAVSGESRNPGRW encoded by the coding sequence GTGACTTCTTACCCGTGGGCCCTGGCTCTGGCCAACTACCTGGACTACGCGATCACCGTGGTGGTGGCCGTGCTCGCGCTGCTCGCCGCCCTGGACTGCGTACGGCGCTCGCCGGTCCAGTTCGAGCGGGCGTGGAAGCGCACCAAGTCCTTCTGGCTCGCCCTCACGGGTGGAGCGGCCGTGGTCACCGTGTTCAGCGCCGTGTTCTCCACGCTCTCGCTGGTCCGGGTGGGGGTGCCCAGCTCCGGTTCCCTGATCCTCATGCTCATCGCCGCCACCATTGCCGGCGTGTACTTCGCGGACGTCCGGCCCGCGGTCTCGGGCGAGTCCAGGAACCCCGGCCGCTGGTGA